The sequence below is a genomic window from Euwallacea fornicatus isolate EFF26 chromosome 1, ASM4011564v1, whole genome shotgun sequence.
TTCGTTTCGCACGGCTTTGATAACTGGCAAATCTACTTGTAAATTTCACAATCTGCAATAGaatttctgcaattttaattaccaTTGAAGACAGAGGCGTTTCGTTCACCTGAAACTtgcacaaatttaaaatctttttcagtatttttgaCCCCCTTTCTAACTTCATTTACCGTGAATCTGACTCCTGGAAAATCTAGAAAATCAGCCAGTACCAAATCTCAGGTTTCTTTAGTAAAGCGCACTAATAAATACgccaatttaattaatatttattgcacAAAATGAACGGTCATATTCACCCAAAGACCCTGAGGAATCGACCGCAGCAGCAGGTGTACAAAAATCGACCTTATCGCctttataattaaaacatatCTCTGGCAAATATTGTGTACCCGCTCTAAAAACATCTCGACGCGTACAAGTTATTTATGGCCCCCTTTTAGTCTTATGATTAATGCGTAATTTAAGGCCTGTTTAAACCATTAAACCGATTTGTATCATACATATTTAGTGACCGAGAAAGGTGGGAATGACACACAAAACAAAACATATGCTCACGGTATTATGAGAGGGACACCTTAACGAAAAGTTTCCCATGCAACATTCATGATTATATAACAGAATGGGATTTCAGACAATTATTCCAAAGTCAAGTATCAGCAGATTACAAGACTAAGCCTCCCCTAAATCGGATCATCCCTTCAGCCCTGCGAAGATTATGTCGGGAGGGCCGAAAGGGCTCGGTTAAAGAGCATTTAGCGGTCGCGTGCCGACTAAGGGCTTGACGCTATCTTGTCCCTACAGGACTGTGTATTCTTACAATAGAGTTAAAGTAATGAAATACATACATGTCCCAGAAAAATGACCAGGCTAGGTTAATTAGAGGATGGTTATAATTATTTGACGCATAGCTGTGCACCAGAGCTCTATTTGGAAGGCATTTGGATAGGGCTCCTGAAAGGTGTTCGTAAATGTGCATATTGCCTAGGGAATGTCTACGCCGCAtcaaaaaatgcttcaaatcTAGGAGTGATGGGTGTTATGCGCAAAACGGGCTATAGAgggttattcaaatttgacgCTCACCATCGGGATCTCagtaaccataagagatacgaggtcggttaaattgggaCAAGACTGCGCAATTTGGAGATCAGTAAAAcaccttttcaaaatttgaaaatccccAATTGCTTCCGGAGATGTTCGCGAAAAAgcgaaatattcaaaaaaaggtTTCTTTTCTTCACTGAGATTATTTGAAGTGATAACTGAAAGGGAGTGACACATCGTAACTGTCACTTTTTCACTTGTACAAAGAGTGATGTCACATTTGAGATATGACGTTTAGATTTTCTGCAAACGTCATCGACTTTGTTTATTCTCGTGGGACCATTTcggattttcatatttttaaattcagttattttttctgattacGACGATGTGTCACATGTTAAGGTTCGGTTtgaccaaagtgtcaaaaaaattgattgtgCTAAGAGCGGTTTGGAAATCTTGATTTTCATGAAATGATGTATTACACATACAGTGAGTCAAAGCCAAACTCGCTCACCCaacgaaaatgaattttttgaatgggCGAAGCGCGTCGAATGATTTCGCCCTAAATGAAAAACCTATGGTTTTACGGGtataaatattgtattttacaaaaaagaaCGAATTACAAGAAAACATTCATTTGTCTAAAAAATATAGAGGAAAAACTAATAACTACCCAACTTCCTTCCTTCTCCTCAAGGTGGCGGCATAGTTGTTCTTGAGAGCGGAGCTTCGCAACACAGTGACAATccacatacagggcgttccacCGGGCGCCGCTGTTAAACATTTTGGGGAAACTATGAATagcaaaattacttaaatttagTGGTTTGGAAAGAGCCTTGGGACGGGCCAATCTGGAACACTTTTTGTGATGTCACGCTTCCGGTTCGGCTTCTGGAGAATAATCACCATTTTCCCCATTACTCCGATTTCGAGTTGGTGCTCTCTCACTGCCATCGGCTCCTGATGCTTTCAATCGGAGACTGtgtttttccagttttttccTCTTCCCACGATAGCGTCCATTTTGCCCCTCCTTCCCCTTAAGGTGACGGCATATTTGTTGGTCTGTGGACAACTCCTTAAGGCAATGAGAGTAGAAAAATAGATGCATGTGTTATATcagaatttaattatattacgGTAATTTGGAACGATAAAAAGTAATTACCTAATCGAAGATTATATCCTATGCATCTGGCTTGATGTACGATTCTGAAAGCAGGTCCATAAAACCATGTAAAGAGATTAATCAATTATCGGAAAGTGAAAGTAAAACATATCAGCgtgttgaataatttaaagcaTCCGCAATTGAGAGTTAATGGTTTCCGAACAAGTGTAAGGGCCTAATAAAGTTTGATCTAAAGGTGCGGTTGAGACCTTTCGGACATCGCAATCTAACAACCTACTAATTTGCCTATATAGTAATAATTATCGGCAAATAATCACTTTCAACGGGCTTGTTCGGTAAGCAGGTAAATAACATAATGATCGACTTGAGACCTAATAATTATGGGTAATATATAGGCATGGAATCAGGTTTcagttttgatatttattattataaagaaGCATAGGCTGGATTGATTAGTTCGATGGGTAAAATCCTTCATCTTCgttgtattaaataaaatacatgaTATGTAGATAAAGGGAGATTTATTTGCAGCTGCTTAAAGCCTTGTAATAAATACCCCCGTGCATCGCCATTTTTCAATCATGGCCGCCATTGTAGTCATTTGTTTTAGATATGTAATGATTGTgcttattcaattttaaccaAATCTGTACAGCTCAGGCTTAGTTTGACAATCACATCGGCCCTTCGCAGAACTGCACATTAACGCGctttattggaattttaacGTTTGTATATGTCTACAGGGTCCCTTTAAATTTTCTGTCAACTTCTATCCGCTTCAAATGACCGTTTCAACGGTTCGTATCAAATAACAAATTCTTGAAGGTGACGTCTTATATTGCGTAATTTCGTTGGTGTTACATGTAAAATGCGAAACGAATAATAAGGAAAGGTTCAAGTTTTAATGGATGTAGCTGTATGTGTGCCTCTCTATCAAAatagaattgaaacaaatgcGGGTGGCACAATAAAACTGATAAGCGCCGGTCACGTTTCACGGCCTGATGCCGCGCTAAAAACGGCCCGATTTTCAATTAAGcagcaaaaatggaaaatctgCTGAAACGAGAGAGATCAAGCTGTCATTGCAGAATCGAAGCGGCCCCGCTGAAAATGAAAACTCATTTTCATTGCTAATACAAAAAGATCCCGGCTACAAAATGACACAGCCTTGTACAAGTACATAAGTACTCGTAGCAAACGGAGTAGTTTACCTAGTGCTGATGGCGCGCAGGAATTGAAAACGACATTAAGAGCATTTCGTCATCAAGATTTGGGCAATTTCCGGATATCCGCTTGATAGGCAATTGTTTGACGACGTGTCAGCTCagttgttttattaataatgatCACGTGATATGATCGAAAAGTCGAAGTTTTTGAAGACAACGACAGTAGATATGGATGTTGAGAAGTGTGTAAATTATGATTAAGtgaggtttttaaatattttaaatgctcTGTGGGTAATGATTGGTGGCGCAAATTAGTGATAATGGTGTACGCTAACGATGTGTGCTCAGGTGTGGGCGATACTGTGAATTCTATAGAATCGCCAAGCGAAGGAAAGTTCATGATTATCTTGCTGTCGTCTGGGCGCCCATTCTATAGAGTCAGGTGAGAGTGAGAATTTGTCCAATACATTTggctaataaaattttttggctGGGTCGcgaaaaattccattattaTGAATCGCGAATGAGAATATGCCACCTACCTCAGGCGTTCTGTATAAAATACGTCTGGGATCTAAACCATAAATAAAGCAATTATACCCACTTTGCATGACTCGTCAAAACGCCTTAAAGCATAAAGGGTGTTTTCTAAATTCAGTTAATAAAATGTGGTACTGCCTGGTATTTTCCTAAATAACCCGGTTCTTATCCGCGGTATCACCGACCCTTTTATTAAGCGAGATTCACTGATCATTGTCTCGAGGAAAGGTGTTAAAAGATAGTGCTGTTTGGGTTTTTAAGAGTGGGCCTCCAATTAATTCATAGCTGCTTAATTATCGTTCTTTTTGGTGCGTGACTACAGCAAAGTTGCACAAATCGAACATTTACTTTTAACACACTCGAAGAGATTGTATACCGTGCTCCAAATTACTAATGATGGCCTTTCGGTGAGACCATTACCATTCGCCTAGTTTCGATGCATGTCGCAATGTCACATCTCCACAATAAAACCagaggaaattcaattaaacagGAGATTAACCATGGCGAGGAGCTCCTTGGTGGAACTGTGGGCGTATCGCCCTCTCCTCGGTTGGACGGGACGCCTGGCGAGTCCCGATAGCGGCGCTCCCTAGGGACCATCTTTTGTCGGCCCCGAGAACTCATTAGGAAAGACCCGCCTCCCACTTTCTGGCGTCGCTTTCTGGAAACGATGAGCTCTTTTATCCCTCGACAAGAGCTTGTTTCAGTGGCGCGCTGAACTTCCTAACAACTACATAAGGAGACTTCAGTGTTGGTGCGAGCTACGCCACTGGTGACCAGTTTGAAATGGCCCCTTCAACTGGAAAGTGCTCAAGATGTCTTTTCTTGCTCAAAGTCCATAATCCCGGGCTGTGTCACGTTAAAACAGCTCTGTTATGTCGCCCATTGATAgctttaattaagtttttgggATGTTTGATAATAGCTGCTCCGTGGTTTTTTTGGGGACGAGTATTTCTGTTATGCATGCACCCACCTCTAGCATTACTAGAGTTATTACCAGCGATATAAACTGCCTTTGAACATCAAACGTTCGTTCAAACTTTATGATCAATTATGGTATTTCTTAAGTTCTACTGCCTACAGGGCGCCCTGCATATGTTCCTTTATTTCAGCCTCTCTGGCAAAAAACATAATTGAAGCTCACAAAGAATTGTAAAAGATAAAGAACATAAATACTCAAAAGTGATGACTAATGTTATGTTCTACCATTCTACGCTGTCAAGGCACTGTCCCCCGCTGACGGTTTTTGTTCCGCCATTTTTAAGTTTgccaaaattttgtttctatCGCCATGACATTGACACATTGacataactgaaaaaaatctgCCCTTAAAATATGGCGGAGGGGACAGGCATTATTATGCGGGAATTTTAAACTCGAATCGACACCTCACCCATTAAATGGGAGGCCCATTCACACACACAGATAGAAATCagagattatttaaataagtaatgTGAAGTGGGCCCGGAAGCGCTCATGCAACGCCACCTTGTGGCTTAATCGGCGCAATTTAGGAAATCCGTTATTGCGATTATTGTCGGTTTTATATGGCGAAATTTAGAGCCTCCAGGCCCTCATATTCGAGACGGGAATAACGTGCATTTGCAGCTTTTGAAGAAGAGTTGCTTGAGCGTAAATTAAAGCAATATAATACGAATGGGGAATAAAAAGGGACGCCATCTTAGCATTGTGCgaaatgtatttataaatTCGACGGCCTGATGTGGGGTGTACAGAGCTCTCGTTAACATTACCTGCCcgttttgtatttaaatcaaaaatgaatCGTCTCGATCAAGTATGAAAACCTGCACAAACCAGATTTTGTTATCTCGGTCAGCTTAAGAAATATGAGGAactgaattttgaataacttGACGAGAATATTTAGGGGGCAATCACGCTTCAACCATAGATTTGTGAGATATGCGGTTATGTCATGATTTCAACCGTCATACAGTTTCCTAAGCATGAGTCGACCATCATGAGTGGcctgtttttgatttaaaaaattttgaggtattaaaaaaaatgtttagagaGTTCTGACATTCTACAACCATGGATTTAGGAGGAGAAAGCAAATTTTTGTCACTTAATTCTCTACCGTCGTCCGTAGTTTCTCATTTACACAGAAGTTCATGTACGTCATGCCAAGCTTTACAAAGCTTCAAATAAAACACACTTCaaaattcacatttatttattaaaaaataaaaacgcgcataatataaatacaaaaaaaaactaacacaGTCCCTTGCGCAATAATACTGCACGCCCCCCTAGGCGCTGGGCGCGCAAAGTAGACGTATAAACCAGGAGCAACGCCCCCTACTGTACAATAATCTACATATAATTTAGAGCAAGAACTTGACTTTTGTTcgacaataataattacaagATTAGACAGCTGACAATTAAACAATGTCTTTATAACAACAGAAGTAAGTGACTACTAATGTCCCCAATCGCCGCCACCCCCTGAACTTCCACCATAGCCACCACCATAGCCGCCAGATCCTGACCAATCAGATTCTTCATGATGTGACACTTTAACGGGGACTGGGTATGGTACTTTTACTGGGTAAGGTACTGGTTTCTCAACGGGTACTGGTACTTCTTTGTACACGGGATAAGGCTTGTCAACGGGTACCTTCACGGGATAGGGCACGGGTTTTTCAATTTCGACTGGTACCTTCTTGATTACGGTGTAGGGTTCGGGTACTGGCACTTTCACCGGGTATGGAACGGGTTTAGGTACTATTACTGGGTATGGTTTGTCAATGGGTACTTTTACTTCATAGGGTACTGGTTTTTCTACGGGGTAAGGCACGTGCTTCTCAACGGTGACGGGGTAGGGTTTAGGTACGTGAACTGGGTATGGCCTGTCAATGGGAATTTTTACTTCGTATGGTACTTTTTTCTCCACAGTATAAGGTTGTGGTACTGGTACTTCAACCTATAAAGAAATGACAATATTAAAGTGATATTTAATCTAGTTCGACTAATCTAACCTTGACTGGGTACGGAACTTTCTTGTAGACAGTGTATGGTTCTGGTACTGGTACTTTTACTGGTACAGGGATTTTCTTCTCGACGGTGTAGGGCTGGGGTACGTGGATCTTGACTTCATAGGGTCTGGGCACTGGCACTTTGACCTCAATTGGAACCTTTTTGATCACCTCATAAGGTTGGGGTACTATGTAGGGAACCTTGATTATTTCCTTTACTGGTACTGGCACCTTCTTGATTACGGTGTAGGGTTGTGGTACTGGCACTTTGACCTCATAAGGCACCTTCTTTTCCACGGTGTACGGCACGTGTTTGGTTACAGTGTATGGCACTGGAACCTTCTTTTCTACCACTACGGTCTTCACGTGCTCCTCATGACCTAAAGTGAGATGGGCCTTTCAGATTTGGGTAATAGTGAAGTACGAGGAGAGACTTGCCTCCGCCGATATCTCCGCCTCCGTAGCCGCCGCTCTCGTATCCGCCTCCGCCAAAACCTCCTCCTCCAAAATCGTGTCCTCCAAGGTCACCACCTCCAAAACCACCTCCTCCAAATCCATGGTCTCCAAGGAGAATACCCCGTTTGTCCTGCTTTTTGCTTTCCTGCGGAGCCACCTCCTTGGTCTGGTCCTTCTTTTCAGCCTCCGCAGCTAAAGCGCAAACGCAGAGGCACAATGTGCCTATAACGAGCTGAAAGGGGATTCATTTTGAGGAAGGTGCCGACGTGGGTGACGGTTTAAATGACCCGTTAATcgtattttcggaaaaaaccgaaaatgaGTGCCGTATCGATCGGttcgtttgaaaaaatgataaagttaGAATCTGCTTCCGGCAGATTGTGAAATGGAGAGAAGAGGAGATATTTGAAGCCGAGGATGCCGTCGTTTTTATTGGACAAATCGAActgaaaatgagtaccatGTCGATGGAATtctctcgaaaaatcaaaaagctcAAAGCTCCTCCCATCAGATTGTAAAATGGAGATAAATGTTAATGATCGGAAATCTACTTCACCATTTATCTTCTTGATGGAATGGCAACTTTATTACTAGGTGTTCTCATGCGTTTCTTCGAAGGAATTAACTAACTAAAAACACTAATTAATGCATCAATGTGCAAGTACCACTATAGTACCCTGACATAATTCCATTACAACGCCGTAATTGAAGAGTAGCAATCATTTGTTTAATGGTACTACGACGACATTTAATTACCAGCAGATTGCGGAAACCCCGCAACTACATACCGAAAAGAAATGGAACATTCGAACCATATGTCGAGCGAGCAAGTTACATACAGTGCTGGATACCACTTTCTTTTCCTGCTGCTGCCGTGTGCTACCCGGTTGCATAACGCGTAAAAAGCTGAATAATCTCGACAGCAGTACCGCGTACATCGGTACCATTATTTGATTACGGTAATTGGCGTTTGCTTTcatttctacatttttttgtttcatcgtTTGGGTTGATGACTAATTGGTACCACTCGGAAACGATAGATACACgtttgttttttcaataatctAACACCAACGCTAGATGCCAAAACGATGTTTTTTAACTAACTTCGTTAAAGgggtgaattttttatttcagttacgttaattgttttccaaaattcaagCACCGCCAAAGGTACCAGCTGATTGTGCGCCCAAAAGCGGGTTCCGCAACGTTACGTCTTGGTAGCATTTGTTTTCGAGATGGCGGTTTAAAAACAGCACCCAATTTGATTTCCGTCTCGACAACAAACACCGCCATTTTGGTAAATCCcataaatgtcaaattagAACTTCGTGAGTTTGGAGTGGTACCAGGGTAAATCACACTTCACAACCGCACTGAAAATACTATACCGGGTGTTTGTCACTTTTTCTTATAGGTACCACATTGATATGATACCCATAAAAATCCTATTGCTTGTCACTGCTGAACACCCGGTATTTGCGAATTCGTCACTAGAAATCACCGATACAAACCCCGATTACGTCACAGATGCGCCACTACCACAGGTGATACCCATAAGACTTACCAGAGCTTTCATGATCGAAGTGTGTACACGAGAGCAGTTTGCTCCGTCTAAAATCTTCCTCGTGGCTTATATACGTACCAAAAGCACACTTTCTAGGTGCTCAAATCGTTCACCACCTCCTCCGGGGTTTCACTTCCACATCCGCGCAGCTCTTTCAGTGTGTGGTACTGCCTGAGTTGGTACTGCTCTTGATTGATCCGAACTATTATTGATATTATGTAACTAACTATGTTTAAATCTGAAGCGACATTAAAAGTGGGTAACGCAGCGGTGGTACCAAGGGTGTAATATTAAGACTTTGCGTTggacaattaattttttaggtaAATGGTAATGaggaaattaatcaaatacttGTGATTCTTCGGTAAATGGCAACATTGTTTTGCGCGGATGTCAATTTCACAGTTGTTCGTGCATCAGCGGtaccaaattggaaaaattggtttttggtTTGTTCTTCTTCGCCCTGGACGATGTCacttaagtaatttttttacgttgtTAACGTGATTAAGTGGGTATTAATCATGGTGACGAAATTGTATTTATTCACTTCTGATACTTGTCACTTGAGCATATATTGCCAAGATTTGTGACCTTTTGACGATTGAGCTTAGATGGCATATTGCCATCTGTCATTGTCATTGGGTGATTGTCAAACTTGATGAAGCCTTGTTGTTATATTTAAATGGATATTGCGAATTTCAAAAGTCCTTTGAAATATTCGTTTTAAGGGCTTTGACCACACGCTTGCAGCGTTGTTTCACACTTGTTAATGTTATTTGGTGGACACCAAACTGGGAGAAGCTTCGCTCGAATAAGTAGAGCAATACATTTGGTTTCACTTTTAGTGTTAATATTCCGTTTAGCACGTGtcaattttaacacattttagACGTATGACACCAATGTTTGAAATTGTGACGATAAACGTGGAGGACGCCCATTGctgtgtaaaataaatattcttttttccaatttttctacCAAATCCgcgttaattttatttcgacAAACGTCAATTTGTGTCTACATTGTATCTTCGCTATTAAAGTTTGCgaatttttgacaatattgCTTGTGTTATATCTGTCaaagttatcaaaaaatatatcgcGGTTTAGTTTCGATTTGgatatttaaagaattttcgaCGACGTCTGTTAAATTATTGCTTGACACTTGACTTCTGTCATCGCTTAGTGATTATCTTTCATCTATAGCTTGTGCGAGGTTGCCAACTATTGAGGAACATTATGTCTAGCTTCGATTTCTGTGCCAAATTTGTCTTAATTggttaatattgaaattaccTAAAATGGTAACAGCTTTATTACCACATTTGTTCCTAATTAATGCGAAGAATTTTTCTGTACACTTTTCCAGAAATTCATTTGACACCTGTCATCATGACCCAATAGTTGTTTTGAATCACGTGCGTTACGCCTGCAGTTCGGTGACACTTACAATCTATATATATGTGACCTGTCATCTATGCCGCGTTGTTGCCATCTCGGGGAAATTCTCAAACTAAAGATTTATAATATGCCCCTTACTGGTGGAAGCtacaaataaatatgtattaagCAAGTTTCCGTTGTTAATACGTGGTATGTTGTTTATTATAGGAAACTATAAAACATGCGTTTTGAtgtcattaaattaatatacgGACACTGGTAATAATGCGCAAagctttctattttttaattgctgccTGGGCCGCATGAAACAAACattaatgaaattcaattttcgcaTAATCTTACAAATGCGTTTTACACCGCTTGTTTTGTTAATCCTcataataacaacaattgCGCAAAAACCTGGTAATTTTTCCGGACTGAATGCGCGCAGCTATGTCCAAAAGTGCTCTAATTAGATCTGCTACGaggtataaaataattaaggcTCTACTATTATTTTGCTTCAATTGATGAGAAATTTGGCAATGTTACGTTGAAGAGACACTCGAATACGTCAAAACATCCGTGTGGCGCTGGCTGTTGATATGTCTGTCGTCTCGGTTATGCTGGGAAAATATCGATATGCAGATGATCAAAAGCGGTCTTGCCGTTATGCCGCTTTTGCGCGAAGGTCAACGTATTGTCAATCCTTAATTGTGCCCGTAACTGCGCTGATCAGCACCAATAATTCCGCGAAgagtcaaaatttttcactttacaGCCTCGATTAAGCGTTTTTGGGGAAATTTACGACCCGACCGCACGCGCcccttgaaaaatgttttaatttacttcTCCTTCCtctgatgatgatgatgatggcaAATGCGCAGCTGGGCCATATATTTCCAGCGCGAAGACACGTTGTGGGCGATGCATTTTTTTGGCGTTTTAGGGCGCGAAAATTCGGTTTAGGAGAGTACACCTGACATAGAACGTCATAATTAGCAGCATAGGAAACCCTTGTTATATCGCGTTTTACCATCGCGGTAATTTGGGAACTGGAACACGCAAGACGCGacctgaaatttattaatttcctttCGTTTTGGGGCTGTTTGTGTGTACTGGACGTGACGCACTTACGTCATCGATTTTACTTTGTGCGCACGCATAAGTTGGGTTTGACAGTTCAGTGCggttttttctgaaaaaatctCGACTTTTTGCAGGTGGCTCTGTTGCGTTCGGTGTGGCAACACTGAAATTGTCAAACAAAAATCGGAGCTGGCGGCGGCCATATTTTGCCTCCGATTGCGTTATAACAGTTCCTAGCCGGTATACCCGACCCGATATCGTTATTTCTTGGTCAAATTTCGCAGGAATTCAATTTGCACATTCCCTTACAAATTCTGAAAGATTCACTCAAAATGGTGGAAATTGCGAGGCATGAAGCGCGAGGATACAACGTGCTGATTGTGGGCCCGAGATCTGGCCGAAATGTTAATTTAGTTTAGAAAAATTCCTACTCACGTAGAGGCCTGATTCCTCCAACACAAATTTCGATGGGCTTGAATTTATACATGCAGTAAGTCACGACGAAACTCGTACACATGAActatttccattaatttttctttatgttaaaaaattaaagcaacacAATTGGCTGTTTAATCGTCTTATTGCATGGACCTGGTAGATAAACaagaattccaaaaatgttgcttttttgttaaatattaaaaaaaatcaattgttGATATCGACATGAAACTGGTATAGCcaagatatttaataaaaaatgtacatttaaAGGAGTTCGGTGTTCAGTCTTTGCTTTTGGCTTCAATTTTTGCGTATTTTCTATATAATGTTACCCTCGTGtatctaaaattaattgttgtaCGCAACGGGTCGATAAAGGGGCCAAACCACCGTCACCGAAAGAAACCTCATCCACCATTATGAAAGCGGAAAAACTTACCGTCAAATAGGTTAAATGGTCAATAGGGGTCGTACAACCGTGCAGAGTTCTACAGACCGTTATATTAATGCAAAAAGGATTAAAAACAGTGTGCGAAATAGCCCTAGAAGGTTCTCAACGATTATGATGAGGAAGGTGAACTTTAAGAAAGGTTGCATAAAATCCAAACATTTCTGCTTCTAAATTGgcgaaaattgtaaaaatatatcaaaataagGTCGTTAATCCACAAACCGTTCGAAACTTATTAGGTAAGCATAATCTAAATAGTAGAGCGGCCCAAAGAAACCACGGATCAGTAAGACTAATAAAGTCAAACGCTTAAGATTTGAGGAAGAATACCAAGAAAGTGATTTTAACTTCTGAAAAGACGTAATTTTCGCAGATGAGagcaaattcaacattttcggCTCAGATGGACGACAACTAGTTTGGAGAAAACCCAACGGGgcgttaaaaggaaaaatttacgGCCGACAGTGAAGCACGGAGGAGGTGCTCTTATGGTCTGGGTGTGCGTGTCGGCAAAAGGTCCTGGGAGCTTTCATTCCATTGAAAGTACCACGGgtcaaaatatgtatttaaagCTGAATTTAGAGCAAAGTGCGGAGAAATTGGGAATTGAAAggtcatttaaatattaccaGGACAATGCCCCAAAGCACAAAGCACTGGAAGTGGGACAATGGCTACTTTATGATTGTTCTAAAGTAACAGAAACGCCTCCCCAGAGTCCAGATCTa
It includes:
- the Vajk4 gene encoding valine-rich protein — encoded protein: MKALLVIGTLCLCVCALAAEAEKKDQTKEVAPQESKKQDKRGILLGDHGFGGGGFGGGDLGGHDFGGGGFGGGGYESGGYGGGDIGGGHEEHVKTVVVEKKVPVPYTVTKHVPYTVEKKVPYEVKVPVPQPYTVIKKVPVPVKEIIKVPYIVPQPYEVIKKVPIEVKVPVPRPYEVKIHVPQPYTVEKKIPVPVKVPVPEPYTVYKKVPYPVKVEVPVPQPYTVEKKVPYEVKIPIDRPYPVHVPKPYPVTVEKHVPYPVEKPVPYEVKVPIDKPYPVIVPKPVPYPVKVPVPEPYTVIKKVPVEIEKPVPYPVKVPVDKPYPVYKEVPVPVEKPVPYPVKVPYPVPVKVSHHEESDWSGSGGYGGGYGGSSGGGGDWGH